Proteins encoded together in one Drosophila willistoni isolate 14030-0811.24 chromosome XR unlocalized genomic scaffold, UCI_dwil_1.1 Seg105, whole genome shotgun sequence window:
- the LOC6645978 gene encoding mediator of RNA polymerase II transcription subunit 14 isoform X2, giving the protein MAPTPLPLEQMPGVGGGGYLPAGQEGNRSGGNNTMSMSVLIDFIIQRTYHELTVLAELLPRKTDMERKVEIYDYAARTRHLFTRLNALVKWGNSVSKVDKSSQIMSFLDKQNMLFVETADMLARMSRETLVRARLPNFHIPAAVEVLTTGTYNRLPTCIRERIVPPDAITAAEKKQTLLRLNQVIQHRLVTGKLLPQMREFRIRNGRVTFEVKHEFSVALTVMGDSPNVPWRLLDIDILVEDKETGDGKALVHPLQVNYIHQLIQARLVENPNALSEVYNCLHYFCQSLQLEVLYTQTLRLNYERLDENNITVEEYLPGVKLTVSYWRDLKSELGYRLTVQSDPSEIGRPLAVVHVPSLGAKESADVADRAVRSEHLSMERLIVHTVYIRSVSRLSDLKLEFQAFLKDVDFNLQGTPAILTVPVLSPCLRAEQIHITIDTHTGMFRCHVPKHLDCPITDEMQDSLNGDRSKLPSLLSELRYWITHRRCEKTLQHLPATATETLPFLTLPDQELLQQGRHKIYVKLHRHPNIILVVQLKEKSHMPNEMEYTFHLGFVAYQKDEVDVIDDGAKQLVSVVAQSQSEIPKFYTKLMRLIEFDTFVATHGPGTDVDAEISPHKRKSNGDILAPPAKQQKTIFPAYFIPELAHVVAMCDEKIPFMNLAQTLSKHNIPHSGLQVEANATSLVLKILALPQPGKTPPVVGGEANKPPTLSAPAAPLPKIESHVWEDLQRRVLSISVRSQTNKNSQVRIWVVEFVFYSTPLQSSHQKEQGSRRTVYLTYEQANHDFSKTVEDLLNDWSKIVYLYALVYDFADHIKNKRHSLTDMLVVKSYSFMNLLVGYGPKKEVSCNIYWSVQSHGFRLTFVGGMSAVNAHSMMRDQLAQHLNQQHSLTQVAHILHETYSPMSSIAKLPVLPILGVPRPNVPVLSFCMLPQSPCLMRLTYQAVYCLELRFRANRLVSIRDGASSRFERNVIEEFTPIQGLKAFLSKYVDESAMYRGRAPHEDDNPLSPMGMEDNFGGPSSVAGVSAGGSSPFLGAGMRGPQSPRDSGLRFPAPHTPPSSSNPHTPASPHPGAGGGGGGGGSTQGHGNFNLTSPPAPHMPHPSPGGLMPSSPLNPQPSPHMVHSPGPNTLYMPSHQDSPFTAMSPANNNWPGSPSLPRPSPRPGQSPEHKSTGGGPVGGPSGSGGGGTRGSLNRPWAGAVPTLLTHEALETICRPSPHPNKDINVTDMSPLERFLGCVYMRRQLHRNIQSEETLTALNSTEPGVVLFKVDGLQCQVMLNQMHMQSLHLKVTQLPPMPDKPTFQLSPDDLLVIEQYFDTRVAAPPYRPNSLHSICRLLNMPAQVLKDFVQIMRLELKPELGGDHLKWTVQMCMRMPPSAVPIVPSGNACVVLGRLKILFFLHITKIPYNGKDWKDSPSLVLPIVYDITTNITQMAERREQVQSPMMTTASTLLRRFAEYNVQTNQCSLFPAITDLLTNLQLNTTDLPPPQPNQAIGPPVGVGVGGVGVGVGGVGVGGVGVGGVGVGVGGVGVGGVGVGVGVGVVGSSPNPMMPMQQLQPQVGPQGPVGPGGYPQLGPNPGGPQ; this is encoded by the exons ATGGCGCCTACACCGCTACCTCTGGAGCAAATGCCcggtgttggtggtggtggctaTTTGCCAGCCGGACAAGAGGGAAATCG ATCTGGCGGCAATAACACAATGTCCATGTCGGTGCTCATTGACTTCATTATCCAACGCACCTACCATGAGCTAACGGTGCTAGCCGAATT ACTTCCCCGCAAAACGGACATGGAGCGAAAAGTGGAGATTTACGACTATGCGGCTAGGACGCGACATTTGTTTACTCGACTGAATGCCTTGGTCAAGTGGGGTAATTCAGTGTCCAAGGTAGACAAGTCATCACAAATCATGAGTTTTCTAGACAAACAGAATATGCTGTTTGTAGAGACAGCCGATATGTTGGCCAGGATGTCACGTGAAACGCTTGTACGTGCTCGTCTACCTAATTTTCATATACCTGCAGCAGTAGAGGTACTAACCACTGGCACGTACAACCGTTTGCCTACCTGTATCCGCGAAAGAATTGTGCCGCCAGATGCTATAACGGCAGCAGAAAAGAAGCAAACATTGCTGCGTCTAAATCAGGTGATTCAACATAGATTGGTCACTGGCAAGCTGTTGCCGCAGATGCGCGAATTTAGAATTCGGAATGGACGAGTTACCTTCGAGGTGAAACATGAGTTCAGTGTGGCCCTCACAGTGATGGGCGATAGCCCCAATGTGCCTTGGCGACTGCTGGACATTGATATTCTGGTAGAGGATAAGGAAACAGGCG ATGGAAAAGCTCTAGTGCACCCTCTACAGGTGAACTACATACATCAACTTATCCAAGCGCGTCTGGTTGAGAATCCCAATGCTCTGAGCGAAGTCTACAACTGTCTTCACTACTTCTGTCAATCTCTGCAGCTGGAGGTCCTGTATACGCAGACTCTACGCTTGAACTATGAACGCCTGGATGAGAATAATATTACAGTTGAGGAATATCTGCCGGGTGTGAAGCTTACTGTATCCTATTGGCGTGACCTGAAGTCGGAACTGGGCTATCGGCTTACAGTCCAGTCGGATCCAAGTGAGATTGGCCGCCCCCTAGCTGTAGTCCATGTTCCCTCACTGGGAGCCAAGGAATCTGCCGATGTGGCGGATCGTGCCGTACGCTCCGAACATCTTTCCATGGAACGATTAATTGTGCACACAGTGTACATACGTTCAGTGTCCCGTTTGAGTGATCTTAAATTAGAGTTCCAAGCATTTTTGAAAGATGTTGATT TCAATCTCCAAGGAACGCCGGCCATTCTGACAGTGCCCGTACTATCTCCTTGTCTTCGCGCAGAGCAAATTCATATCACTATTGACACTCATACTGGGATGTTCCGATGCCATGTGCCCAAGCATTTGGATTGTCCCATCACTGATGAAATGCAAGACTCATTAAATGGTGACAGAAGTAAATTGCCCTCACTGCTGTCGGAGTTACGGTATTGGATAACACATCGTCGTTGTGAAAAGACTTTGCAACATTTACCAGCGACGGCCACCGAGACTTTGCCATTTCTGACGCTTCCCGACCAGGAATTACTTCAGCAAGGTCGGCACAAAATCTATGTGAAGCTGCATCGTCATCCGAATATCATATTG GTGGTCCAGTTGAAAGAAAAGTCTCATATGCCAAATGAAATGGAATACACTTTCCATTTGGGTTTTGTTGCATATCAAAAAGATGAAGTCGATGTTATTGATGATGGTGCCAAACAATTGGTCTCTGTGGTGGCTCAATCGCAATCTGAGATACCAAAATTCTACACCAAACTAATGCGACTCATTGAGTTTGATACATTTGTAGCCACCCATGGCCCTGGTACCGATGTTGATG CAGAAATTTCTCCGCATAAGCGTAAATCGAATGGCGATATTCTGGCTCCTCCAGCGAAGCAACAGAAAACGATTTTCCCAGCATATTTCATACCCGAATTGGCCCATGTGGTTGCCATGTGTGATGAGAAGATACCGTTTATGAATTTGGCACAGACATTATCCAAGCATAATATACCTCACAGTGGTCTCCAGGTAGAGGCAAATGCTACCAGCTTGGTGTTAAAGATACTTGCTTTGCCTCAGCCGGGCAAAACGCCACCAGTGGTTGGCGGCGAGGCAAACAAACCGCCCACTTTGAGTGCTCCTGCTGCCCCATTGCCCAAAATAGAGAGTCATGTGTGGGAAGATTTGCAGCGTCGCGTTCTATCCATTTCTGTACGCTCCCAGACTAATAAGAACAGTCAAGTGAGAATATGGGTAGTGGAGTTCGTATTCTATAGCACACCCCTGCAGAGTAGTCACCAGAAGGAGCAAGGCAGCCGTCGAACTGTCTATTTGACCTACGAGCAGGCCAATCATGATTTCTCCAAGACTGTGGAAGATCTGCTCAATGACTGGTCTAAGATTGTCTATCTGTATGCGTTGGTCTATGATTTTGCAGATCATATTAAAAACA AGCGTCATTCCCTAACCGATATGCTGGTGGTTAAGTCGTACAGCTTTATGAATCTTCTTGTTGGCTATGGACCCAAAAAGGAAGTCAGTTGCAATATCTATTGGTCGGTGCAATCACATGGATTCCGACTTACCTTTGTAGGCGGCATGTCGGCGGTGAATGCGCACTCCATGATGCGGGATCAGCTAGCCCAGCATTTAAATCAGCAGCACAGCTTAACACAAGTAGCTCACATTCTGCATGAGACCTACAGTCCAATGAGTTCCATAGCTAAGTTGCCTGTATTGCCAATATTGGGGGTTCCT CGCCCCAATGTTCCAGTACTTTCATTCTGCATGCTTCCCCAATCACCCTGTCTGATGAGATTAACCTACCAAGCGGTGTACTGCCTGGAATTGCGGTTTCGTGCTAATCGTTTGGTATCCATTCGCGATGGGGCCAGCAGCCGGTTTGAGAGGAATGTAATTGAGGAATTCACACCCATCCAGGGCTTAAAGGCATTCTTGTCGAAATATGTGGATGAGTCGGCTATGTACAGAGGCAGGGCGCCACATGAAGATGATAACCCCTTGTCGCCGATGGGGATGGAGGATAATttcggcgggcccagcagtgTGGCTGGTGTCAGTGCTGGAGGATCCTCACCTTTCCTGGGAGCTGGTATGCGGGGACCACAATCGCCGCGGGACAGTGGACTTCGTTTTCCTGCTCCTCACACGCCGCCGTCAAGCTCAAATCCTCACACACCAGCTAGTCCTCATCcaggtgctggtggtggtggtggcggcggaGGTTCCACACAGGGTCACGGCAATTTTAATCTAACCTCACCTCCGGCTCCACATATGCCGCATCCGTCACCTGGTGGGCTTATGCCCTCATCTCCGCTTAACCCTCAGCCGAGTCCGCATATGGTGCACAGTCCAGGCCCCAATACTCTCTATATGCCAAGTCATCAGGACTCACCCTTTACGGCCATGTCGCCGGCAAATAACAATTGGCCAGGTTCCCCTAGCTTGCCACGACCTTCGCCTAGGCCAGGACAGAGTCCCGAGCATAAAAGCACAGGCGGAGGTCCAGTTGGCGGGCCAAGTGGCTCAGGTGGAGGTGGCACACGAGGCAGTCTCAACCGTCCATGGGCTGGGGCAGTGCCCACTCTGCTCACACACGAGGCATTAGAAACCATTTGTCGACCAAGTCCCCACCCGAATAAGGATATAAATGTAACTGATATGAGTCCGTTGGAACGGTTTCTGGGCTGTGTATACATGCGACGACAGCTCCATCGCAATATTCAAAGCGAGGAGACTCTCACAGCTCTTAACTCGACCGAACCCGGCGTAGTGCTCTTCAAAGTAGATGGCCTGCAGTGTCAGGTAATGCTCAACCAGATGCACATGCAGTCCCTGCATCTAAAGGTCACGCAATTGCCACCCATGCCGGATAAGCCCACTTTCCAGCTAAGCCCCGATGATCTGCTGGTCATTGAACAATATTTTGACACTCGAGTGGCTGCCCCACCTTATCGTCCCAATTCCTTGCACAGCATTTGCCGCCTACTCAATATGCCCGCTCAAGTTTTGAAAGATTTTGTGCAAATCATGCGTCTGGAACTCAAACCTGAGTTGGGTGGCGATCATTTGAAGTGGACCGTGCAGATGTGCATGCGAATGCCTCCGTCGGCTGTACCCATTGTGCCCAGCGGGAATGCTTGTGTGGTTTTGGGCAGACTCAAGATTCTCTTCTTCCTGCATATCACCAAGATCCCGTACAATGGCAAGGACTGGAAGGATAGCCCATCGCTGGTTCTGCCAATTGTCTATGACATTACGACAAATATCACGCAAATGGCCGAACGACGAGAGCAGGTGCAATCCCCAATGATGACAACGGCCAGCACACTGCTGCGACGCTTTGCCGAATACAATGTCCAGACAAATCAGTGCTCTCTTTTCCCGGCCATCACAGACCTGCTCACAAATCTTCAACTAAATACTACAGATTTGCCACCGCCTCAACCCAATCAAGCGATTGGACCACCGGTTGGCGTCGGTGTCGGTGGAGTTGGTGTCGGTGTTGGAGGAGTTGGCGTTGGTGGAGTTGGCGTTGGAGGAgttggcgttggcgttggTGGAGTTGGCGTTGGTGGCGTCGGTGTTGGTGTGGGTGTCGGTGTGGTTGGCTCAAGTCCCAATCCCATGATGCCCATGCAGCAATTGCAACCACAGGTCGGTCCCCAAGGTCCCGTTGGCCCTGGTGGCTACCCGCAGTTGGGTCCAAATCCCGGCGGTCCGCAGTGA